One genomic segment of Bradyrhizobium prioriisuperbiae includes these proteins:
- a CDS encoding NAD(P)-dependent oxidoreductase, translating into MTEQKTSIAWIGVGKMGLPMAALVVKASHQVTAFDPDHARLAAAKAQGIGEAASPNDAVAGKGVVITSLPDDTALRATVLGPQGLLQAMAANSILIETSTVSAEISAEVAVAAKARNIAYLRTPVSGNASIAHTGALTCFVSGPKVTFEALKPLLATFTRAQTYLGEAEEARFAKLAVNLMIAVSAGMMAESLALARKGGIAWQDILKVLDDSAVASPMVKYKTAPLRTRDFDSTFSCRQMAKDLDLILSAGHTAGVPLQLAAQVRETYGSLVAQGHGESDFIATVRHVERLSGLDEPKL; encoded by the coding sequence ATGACAGAACAAAAAACCAGCATCGCCTGGATCGGGGTCGGCAAGATGGGGCTGCCGATGGCGGCGCTCGTGGTGAAAGCCAGCCACCAGGTGACGGCGTTTGATCCGGACCACGCCCGGCTCGCGGCGGCGAAGGCGCAGGGCATAGGCGAAGCCGCTTCGCCAAATGACGCGGTTGCCGGCAAGGGCGTGGTCATCACCTCGCTGCCGGATGATACAGCACTGCGTGCCACGGTGCTCGGACCGCAGGGCCTGCTGCAGGCCATGGCGGCCAATTCTATCCTGATCGAAACCAGCACCGTCAGCGCCGAGATTTCGGCGGAGGTGGCCGTGGCTGCGAAGGCCAGGAATATCGCCTATCTGCGCACACCGGTGTCCGGCAATGCCAGCATCGCCCACACCGGTGCGCTGACCTGTTTCGTGTCCGGACCGAAGGTCACGTTCGAGGCTTTAAAGCCGTTGCTCGCCACCTTCACCCGGGCGCAGACTTATCTCGGGGAAGCCGAAGAAGCCCGCTTCGCCAAGCTTGCCGTCAACCTGATGATCGCGGTGTCGGCCGGCATGATGGCGGAGAGCCTGGCGCTGGCGCGCAAGGGCGGCATCGCCTGGCAGGACATTCTGAAGGTGCTGGATGACAGCGCGGTGGCCTCGCCGATGGTGAAGTACAAGACCGCGCCGCTGCGCACCCGCGATTTCGACTCGACGTTTTCCTGCCGGCAGATGGCCAAGGATCTCGACTTGATCCTGTCCGCCGGCCACACTGCCGGCGTGCCGCTGCAGCTTGCGGCACAGGTGCGCGAAACCTACGGTTCGCTGGTGGCCCAGGGCCACGGTGAGAGCGATTTCATCGCCACCGTGCGGCATGTCGAGCGCCTGTCGGGCCTCGACGAACCCAAGCTTTGA
- a CDS encoding FAD-linked oxidase C-terminal domain-containing protein, translating into MGLPINTAGVVDRLTQMVGSRATTARGVLEQHGRSEAYHASRPPDVVVFPETTEEVAEIVKLCASVGLPVVPFGAGTSLEGNAAAVEGGLCFDFSRMNRILAVHDKDMDVVVQPGITRKQLNAQLRDTGLFFPIDPGADASIGGMASTRASGTMAVRYGTMKDNVMALEVVLADGRIIRTARRARKSSAGYDLTRLFVGSEGTLGILTEITLKLHPWPQAISSAVCSFTSLHDAVETAIEIIQSGIPVARVELLDDVMMRGINGYAKFGYREAPTLFFEFHGTDAGVAEQAELAQAIAAEHGGLGFEWARAAEERSRLWQARDNTLYAGLSLKPGARAMITDVCVPISRLAECLVENRRDVEANGLIAPIVGHVGDGNFHMLILIDPDNADEVARAKALHARLVARAIAMDGTCTGEHGVGLGKIDFLRDELGDTVDVMRGIKAALDPRHLMNPGKIFRRAEVTP; encoded by the coding sequence ATGGGACTGCCGATCAACACGGCCGGGGTTGTCGATCGTCTGACGCAGATGGTCGGATCGCGCGCCACCACCGCGCGCGGCGTGCTGGAGCAGCATGGCCGCAGCGAGGCGTATCATGCCAGCCGGCCGCCGGATGTGGTGGTGTTTCCGGAAACCACGGAGGAAGTCGCCGAGATCGTGAAGCTATGCGCCAGCGTCGGTTTGCCGGTGGTGCCGTTCGGCGCCGGCACCTCGCTGGAAGGCAATGCCGCGGCGGTCGAGGGCGGGCTGTGTTTCGACTTCTCCCGCATGAACAGGATTCTTGCGGTGCACGACAAGGATATGGACGTGGTGGTGCAGCCCGGCATCACCCGCAAGCAGCTCAATGCGCAGCTGCGCGACACCGGTTTGTTCTTTCCGATCGATCCCGGAGCCGATGCCTCGATCGGCGGCATGGCGTCGACCCGCGCGTCCGGCACCATGGCGGTGCGTTATGGCACCATGAAGGACAATGTGATGGCGCTGGAGGTGGTGCTGGCCGATGGCCGCATCATCCGTACTGCGCGCCGCGCCCGCAAATCTTCCGCGGGCTACGACCTCACCCGGCTGTTCGTGGGCTCTGAAGGCACCCTCGGCATCCTCACCGAGATCACCTTGAAGCTGCATCCCTGGCCGCAGGCGATCTCGTCGGCGGTGTGCAGCTTCACGTCGTTGCATGATGCGGTCGAGACCGCGATCGAGATCATTCAATCCGGCATTCCGGTGGCCCGGGTCGAATTGCTCGATGACGTCATGATGCGGGGCATCAATGGCTACGCCAAGTTCGGCTATCGTGAGGCGCCGACGTTGTTCTTCGAATTCCACGGCACCGACGCCGGCGTTGCCGAACAGGCGGAGCTTGCACAGGCGATCGCGGCGGAGCATGGCGGGCTCGGCTTTGAGTGGGCGCGGGCGGCGGAGGAGCGCAGCCGGCTCTGGCAGGCGCGCGACAACACGCTCTATGCGGGCCTCAGCCTGAAGCCGGGCGCCCGCGCCATGATCACCGACGTCTGCGTGCCGATCTCGCGGCTGGCGGAATGCCTGGTGGAGAACCGCAGGGATGTCGAAGCCAACGGCCTGATCGCGCCGATTGTCGGCCATGTCGGCGACGGCAACTTCCACATGCTGATCCTGATCGATCCCGACAATGCCGATGAAGTTGCGCGGGCCAAGGCGCTGCACGCTCGTTTGGTGGCGCGGGCCATCGCCATGGATGGCACCTGCACTGGCGAGCACGGTGTTGGCCTGGGCAAGATCGATTTTCTTCGGGATGAGCTCGGCGACACCGTCGACGTCATGCGCGGCATCAAGGCTGCGCTCGATCCACGCCATCTGATGAACCCCGGCAAGATCTTTCGCCGCGCCGAGGTGACGCCATGA
- a CDS encoding sugar ABC transporter ATP-binding protein — protein sequence MSDALPIDDTAGRAPATAPLLELRGISKEFPGVKALDDVSFAVWPGEVHMLLGENGAGKSSLMKVLCGAYRADRGEFYHNGDKVEIASAADAQKLGIAVIFQEFSLVPYLDIAQNIFLGREPAGRIPGTIDRRRILSDAKKILQTIGFDIDPAVKVDKLGVAQQQMVEIAKAISQNARILVMDEPTAALSDRESELLFALIARLKADGVAIIYISHRMAEVFAMGDRITVLRDGRRIDEVRPGDASPDQLVRMMVGRNVDMSYPRNFAQTPGKIMLEVRGLSAASGISRIDLVVRAGEIVGLCGLVGSGRTEVVRAIFGADKATAGTIIFDGHEKSGGPDEAARLGLALIPESRRAEGLALLRSVGDNLVVSALRKLFPSGLFDRGRAERTADGLVQQLRIVTPTVKQTVGLLSGGNQQKVVIGKWLAAGAKLFIFDEPTRGIDVGAKAEIFALIDRLVAEGAAALMISSEQAEICHVCDRAYVMRDGRIAGELSRSELTEENIVRLGMHHA from the coding sequence ATGAGCGACGCGCTGCCCATCGATGACACCGCGGGCCGCGCCCCGGCCACAGCACCGTTGCTGGAGCTGCGCGGCATCAGCAAGGAGTTTCCCGGCGTCAAGGCGCTGGATGATGTTTCATTTGCGGTGTGGCCCGGTGAAGTCCACATGCTGCTCGGTGAGAACGGTGCCGGCAAGTCCAGCCTGATGAAGGTGCTGTGCGGCGCCTATCGCGCCGACCGCGGCGAATTCTATCACAACGGCGACAAGGTCGAGATCGCGTCGGCTGCGGATGCGCAAAAGCTCGGCATCGCCGTGATCTTCCAGGAGTTCTCGCTGGTGCCGTATCTCGACATCGCCCAGAACATTTTCCTGGGCCGTGAGCCGGCCGGCCGCATTCCCGGCACCATCGACCGCCGCCGCATCCTCAGCGACGCCAAAAAGATCCTGCAGACCATCGGCTTCGACATCGATCCCGCCGTCAAGGTGGACAAGCTCGGCGTCGCGCAGCAGCAGATGGTGGAGATCGCCAAGGCCATCAGCCAGAACGCCCGCATCCTGGTGATGGATGAGCCGACCGCGGCGCTGTCGGACCGCGAGTCGGAACTGCTGTTCGCGCTGATCGCCCGGCTGAAGGCCGACGGCGTCGCCATCATCTATATCTCGCACCGCATGGCCGAGGTGTTCGCCATGGGCGACCGCATCACCGTGCTGCGCGACGGCCGCCGTATCGACGAAGTGCGTCCCGGCGATGCATCGCCCGACCAGCTGGTGCGGATGATGGTCGGCCGCAACGTCGACATGAGTTACCCCCGCAACTTCGCGCAAACTCCCGGCAAGATCATGCTCGAGGTCCGGGGATTGTCGGCGGCCTCCGGCATCAGCCGCATCGATCTGGTGGTACGGGCGGGGGAAATTGTCGGTCTCTGCGGCCTGGTCGGCTCCGGCCGCACCGAAGTGGTGCGGGCGATCTTCGGCGCCGACAAGGCCACCGCAGGCACCATCATTTTCGACGGCCACGAAAAATCCGGCGGCCCGGATGAAGCGGCGCGGCTGGGGCTGGCGCTGATCCCGGAAAGCCGCAGGGCCGAGGGCCTGGCGCTGCTGCGCTCGGTCGGCGACAACCTCGTAGTCTCCGCGCTGCGCAAGCTGTTTCCCAGCGGGCTGTTTGACCGCGGACGCGCCGAACGCACCGCCGATGGCCTGGTGCAGCAATTGCGCATCGTCACGCCGACGGTGAAGCAGACCGTGGGCCTGCTGTCCGGCGGCAACCAGCAGAAGGTGGTGATCGGCAAATGGCTCGCTGCCGGCGCCAAGCTCTTCATCTTCGACGAACCCACGCGCGGCATCGATGTCGGCGCCAAGGCCGAGATTTTCGCCCTGATCGACCGGCTGGTGGCGGAAGGCGCCGCGGCGCTGATGATCTCGTCCGAGCAGGCCGAGATCTGCCATGTTTGCGACCGTGCCTATGTGATGCGCGACGGCCGCATCGCCGGCGAACTGTCGCGTTCCGAGCTGACCGAGGAAAACATCGTGAGACTGGGGATGCACCATGCGTGA
- a CDS encoding intradiol ring-cleavage dioxygenase encodes MRNFNENTITDAVLERIANAADPRIKQVSEALVRHLHAFVREVRPTQKEWEQGIDFLTRTGQMCDDKRQEFILLSDTLGVSMLVDAINHPLPDGATETTVLGPFFVQAALEKQLGEDISGGMKGDPLIVTGTVATPDGRPIPGATIDVWHSNNDGYYDVQQLDDIGHLAMRARFLADDNGGFSFWSIKPAAYPVPHDGPVGQMLEAQGRHPWRPAHVHFMIAAPGYETLVTYVFEDGDKYLDSDVVFGVKDSLIREYKPREPGLAPDGWQMNVPYYYLNYDFGLKPAANSAT; translated from the coding sequence ATGCGCAACTTCAATGAGAACACCATCACCGATGCGGTGCTGGAGCGGATCGCGAATGCCGCCGATCCCCGCATCAAGCAGGTCAGCGAAGCCCTGGTGCGCCACCTGCATGCCTTTGTGCGCGAGGTGCGGCCGACCCAGAAGGAATGGGAGCAGGGCATCGATTTCCTGACCCGCACCGGCCAGATGTGCGACGACAAGCGCCAGGAGTTCATCCTGCTGTCGGATACACTCGGCGTATCGATGCTGGTGGATGCCATCAACCATCCGCTGCCCGATGGCGCAACCGAGACCACGGTGCTCGGTCCGTTCTTCGTGCAGGCGGCGCTGGAGAAGCAATTGGGTGAGGACATCTCCGGCGGCATGAAGGGCGATCCGCTGATCGTCACCGGCACGGTCGCCACTCCGGACGGCAGGCCGATCCCCGGCGCCACCATCGATGTCTGGCATTCCAACAATGACGGTTATTACGACGTGCAGCAGCTCGACGACATCGGCCACTTGGCGATGCGCGCGCGTTTCCTCGCCGATGACAATGGCGGCTTCTCGTTCTGGTCGATCAAGCCCGCGGCCTATCCCGTGCCGCACGACGGCCCGGTCGGGCAGATGCTGGAGGCGCAGGGGCGCCATCCCTGGCGGCCGGCGCATGTCCATTTCATGATCGCGGCGCCGGGTTATGAGACGCTGGTGACCTATGTGTTCGAGGATGGCGACAAGTACCTGGATTCCGACGTGGTGTTCGGCGTCAAGGACAGCCTGATCCGGGAGTACAAGCCGCGCGAGCCAGGCCTGGCGCCGGATGGCTGGCAGATGAACGTGCCGTACTACTATCTGAACTACGATTTCGGCCTGAAGCCGGCGGCGAACAGCGCCACGTAG